From Candidatus Thermoplasmatota archaeon, the proteins below share one genomic window:
- a CDS encoding SemiSWEET family transporter — MDIDFVALLGFSAGIITSVGFIPQIIRGFRTKKLDDVSYYMPFVLCIGMTLWLIYGFLLLQPPIIYANSFGIGCNCLLLLLKKYYSAKKICKKNI, encoded by the coding sequence ATGGATATAGATTTTGTCGCTTTGCTTGGTTTTAGTGCAGGAATTATTACTTCTGTTGGTTTCATACCTCAGATTATACGTGGTTTTCGAACAAAAAAACTTGATGACGTCTCGTACTATATGCCGTTTGTTCTCTGTATTGGTATGACTCTTTGGCTGATTTATGGATTTCTTCTTTTACAGCCCCCGATTATCTATGCCAATAGCTTTGGTATCGGGTGTAACTGTTTACTTTTACTTTTGAAAAAATATTATTCTGCGAAAAAAATCTGTAAGAAAAATATATAA
- a CDS encoding class I SAM-dependent methyltransferase has protein sequence MDTLAYQNRKIDEIYERIIGAEYARECTVFHLSDHTKILHIGCGAYPLTEIILAQTTDLDIVGIDKDTNAVHHARNLLKKKNLDHRIVITNGNGLDYALTGFDVIIVSSCSSPKIDVLNNIFSRVSPGTSIIVRELGSALDSILNLIKKNPNLELCGRIHHFKLSVFGPIVWNSLHLKKK, from the coding sequence ATGGATACTCTTGCCTATCAGAACCGAAAAATCGATGAAATTTATGAACGCATCATCGGTGCCGAATATGCTCGTGAATGTACCGTATTTCATCTGTCAGATCATACAAAAATTCTTCATATTGGATGTGGTGCATATCCTCTCACTGAAATTATCCTTGCACAGACAACAGACTTAGATATCGTTGGTATTGACAAAGACACAAACGCTGTTCACCATGCAAGAAACCTTCTTAAGAAAAAAAATCTTGACCATCGAATTGTTATAACAAATGGAAACGGACTTGATTATGCACTTACCGGATTCGATGTTATCATCGTATCCAGCTGTTCGTCGCCAAAAATAGATGTTCTCAACAACATTTTCTCCCGGGTATCCCCTGGAACAAGTATTATTGTACGAGAACTTGGCTCTGCATTAGACAGCATACTTAATCTCATTAAAAAAAATCCAAATCTCGAACTGTGTGGCAGAATTCATCATTTTAAACTATCAGTATTCGGGCCTATCGTCTGGAACTCATTACATCTGAAGAAAAAATAA